CAGCCGGCGAATTCGAGCAGCGCCTCCTCGAGCGCGCGCAGCGTCTCGACGTCGAGATCGTTGGAAGGCTCGTCGAGGAGAAGCACGTTCGCGCCCGACATCAGCATGCGCGCGAGGTGGAGCCGCCCGCGCTCGCCGCCGGAGAGCTGACCGACCGGCTTCTGCTGGTCCGCGCCGCGGAAGTTGAAGCGCGCG
The sequence above is drawn from the Candidatus Limnocylindrales bacterium genome and encodes:
- a CDS encoding ATP-binding cassette domain-containing protein — translated: ARFNFRGADQQKPVGQLSGGERGRLHLARMLMSGANVLLLDEPSNDLDVETLRALEEALLEFAGCVLVISHDRWFLDRIATHILAFEGNSQVVWFEGNYQDYEEDRRRRLGADADRPHRIKYRRLTAA